In the genome of Deinococcus planocerae, the window GGACGGGGGAGGGCCGCATCCACCTCGCCGCGCCCCTCGACCCCGCCGTGCTGGAGGAGCGGGCGCGGACCCGGGACGTGGTGCGCTGGGACGCCCGCACCGGGACCCTCGTCGCCCAGCGGGAGCGGCACGTCGGCGCCCTCGTGCTGGACGCCCGGCCCCTGCGCGACCTGCCGCACGGGGCGCGGGTGGAGGCCCTCGCCGGGGCCGTCCGCTCGGAGGGTCTGCACCTCCTGAACTGGACCCCGGAGGCCGAGGCCCTGCGTGCCCGAGTCGAGTCCCTGCGCCGCTGGCGGCCCAAGGAGACCGGGTGGCCCGACCTCTCCGATCAGGCGTTGCTCGCCACCCTGGAAGACTGGCTGGGACCTTCCCTGGAAGGCGTCCGCACCCGTGACGACCTGAAGCGGGTGAACCTCGTCCCGGCCCTGAGCGCCCTCCTCCCCTGGCCCCTCTCGCAGAGGCTCGATGAGCTGGCGCCCACCCACCTCACCGTGCCGACGGGCTCGCGTATCCGGCTCACGTACTCCCCCGACGGCAGCCCCCCCGTCCTCGCCGTCAAGTTGCAGGAACTGTTCGGCCTCGCCGAGACGCCGACCGTGAACGGGGGCCGGACACCCGTGCTGCTGCACCTCCTCAGCCCCGCCGGGCGGCCCGTGCAGGTGACGCAGGACCTGAAATCGTTCTGGAATTCCTCGTATTTCGAGGTGCGCAAGGACCTGCGGGGCCGTTACCCCAAGCACCCCTGGCCGGACGACCCGTGGACCCACGCGCCGATGCGCGGGACGAAGCGGCGGGGCGAGTAGGGGCAAGGGAAAACCCGCCCAGGCGCGGGCGGGCCGTCAAAGGAGCGGAGGTCAGAACAGCCGGGCGAGCGCCCCGCCGATCAATGTGATGGCGAGGACGGCGGCCATCACGGCGAGGGTGCGGGTGGGGGTGACGGGGTTCACGCGGCCCGCCCCTGCCCACCCTGCGAGGTGGGGTGGATGCTGCCCAGCGCGGCCTTGAGGTGCTTGTACACCTCGCGCTGGAGTTCGAGGTCCTCGGGCAACTCGTACTTGAGCTGCTCCATCGCCTGCACGATGTGCGCGCCGCCGGGGCTGCGCTCGTGGTCGGGCCGCGCCCACTCGGGCAGCTCGGGCGTGACGGCGGGCTCGCGCCGCGCGTCGTTCCAGTCCACCCACTGCTTGGGCAGGTCGTACAGGTAGCGCCCGATGCCGAACTGCACCGCGCACCGCTTCAGCGCGTCCGAGGAGGCGGCCTTCAGGGTGCCGTACTCGCCCTCGCCCGCCTCGCCGATGTCCTCGCGGGTCACGCCGAGCACGGTCAGGCGGCCCTTGACGGTCGGCGTGGCGGTGCCCGGGATCACCTCGATCTCGAAGGACCACGCATCGGGGCAGATGGCGTCCAGGCGGTCCTGCACGGCGCGGGCGTCCACGTAGGCGAGCAGCAGCGCGCGGCTGCGATCCTTGGTGAAGGACTGGGGTTTCCAGCCCACCAGGTGAGCGGGAAACGGAGCCTGGAGTCGT includes:
- the ddrA gene encoding single-stranded DNA-binding protein DdrA, with translation MKLSDVQKRLQAPFPAHLVGWKPQSFTKDRSRALLLAYVDARAVQDRLDAICPDAWSFEIEVIPGTATPTVKGRLTVLGVTREDIGEAGEGEYGTLKAASSDALKRCAVQFGIGRYLYDLPKQWVDWNDARREPAVTPELPEWARPDHERSPGGAHIVQAMEQLKYELPEDLELQREVYKHLKAALGSIHPTSQGGQGRAA